The following are from one region of the Muntiacus reevesi chromosome 3, mMunRee1.1, whole genome shotgun sequence genome:
- the LOC136164145 gene encoding methyl-CpG-binding domain protein 6-like has product MAVVSGTWKLPVYHLSHLLEAGTGEDFTPPVKREPSGCPGWLERDWVKSAPSWPAGPPPGLLPMLSAKPGARGSDSGVDGPSGEQGPWRGQACFSGQVLWGFGDPSSGGISSVLTGRLLCPHWPSPASSPAVSSVLTGRLLRPHWPSPLSSPAVSRVLTGRLPSPHRPSPPTSPAVSRVLTGRLLRPHRPSPASSPAVSSVLTGHLPRPHRPSPESSPAVSSDLTGRLPRPHRPSPASSPAVSRVLTGRLLRPHRPSPPSSPAVSSVLTGRLPRPHRPSPVSSPAVSSVLTGRLPSPHRPSPPTSPAVSSVLTGRLLRPHRPSPAPSPAVSRVLTGRLLCTHRPSPESSPAVSSDLTGRLLRPHRPSPLSSLAVSRVFTGRLLCPHRPSPVSSPVVSSVLTGRLLRPHRPSPPSSPAVSSVLTGRLLCPHWPSPVSSPAVSRVLTGRLLRPHWPSPVSSLAVSSVLTGRLPSPHRPSPPSSLAVSRVFTGRLLCPHRPSPEPSLAVSSVLTGRLPRPHRLSPVSSLAVSSVLTGHLPRPHRSSPPSSPAVSSVLTGRLLFPHRPSPASSPDVSSVLTGRLLCPHWPSPASSPAVSSVLTGRLPSPHRPSPPSSPAVSSVLTGRLPSPHRPSPLSSPAVSRVLTGRLLCPHRPSPLSSPAVSRVPNGPLLRPHRPSTLSSPAVSRVPNGPLLRPHRPSPQSSPAVSSVLTGRLPLPHWPSPVSSPANPRGQAVALEEQPKRSGRGVPAAQANGSPLPSGYRPRDPGPQPRISFQLGWEQAVRSAQTGQRPVCLAGARLIAQARKPLSGVQFAVKP; this is encoded by the exons GAGAGGACTTCACACCGCCTGTGAAGAGGGAGCCGAGCGGCTGTCCAGGCTGGCTGGAGCGTGACTGGGTGAAGTCAGCCCCCTCCTGGCCTGCTGGCCCCCCTCCTGGTCTGTTGCCAATGCTGTCTGCCAAGCCAGGTGCTCGGGGCTCAGACTCCGGGGTCGATGGGCCTTCTGGAGAGCAGGGCCCGTGGAGGGGTCAAGCCTGCTTCTCTGGACAAGTCCTGTGGGGCTTTGGGGACCCCAGTTCCGGGG GGATCTCCTCTGTCCTCACTGgccgtctcctctgtcctcactgGCCGTCTCCCGCGTCCTCACCGGCCGTCTCCTCCGTCCTCACCGGCCGTCTCCTCCGCCCTCACTGgccgtctcctctgtcctcaccgGCCGTCTCCCGCGTCCTCACCGGCCGTCTCCCGAGTCCTCACCGGCCGTCTCCTCCGACCTCACCGGCCGTCTCCCGCGTCCTCACCGGCCGTCTCCTCCGACCTCACCGGCCGTCTCCCGCGTCCTCACCGGCCGTCTCCTCCGTCCTCACCGGCCATCTCCCGCGTCCTCACCGGCCGTCTCCCGAGTCCTCACCGGCCGTCTCCTCCGACCTCACCGGCCGTCTCCCCCGTCCTCACCGGCCGTCTCCCGCGTCCTCACCGGCCGTCTCCCGAGTCCTCACCGGCCGTCTCCTCCGACCTCACCGGCCGTCTCCTCCGTCCTCACCGGCCGTCTCCTCCGTCCTCACCGGCCGTCTCCCGCGCCCTCACCGGCCGTCTCCCGTGTCCTCACCGGCCGTCTCCTCTGTACTCACCGGCCGTCTCCCGAGTCCTCACCGGCCGTCTCCTCCGACCTCACCGGCCGTCTCCTCCGTCCTCACCGGCCGTCTCCTCCGTCCTCACCGGCCGTCTCCCGCGCCCTCACCGGCCGTCTCCCGTGTCCTCACCGGCCGTCTCCTCTGTACTCACCGGCCGTCTCCCGAGTCCTCACCGGCCGTCTCCTCCGACCTCACCGGCCGTCTCCTCCGTCCTCACCGgccgtctcctctgtcctcactgGCCGTCTCCCGTGTCTTCACTGGCCGTCTGCTCTGTCCTCACCGGCCGTCTCCCGTGTCCTCACCGGTcgtctcctctgtcctcaccgGCCGTCTCCTCCGTCCTCACCGGCCGTCTCCTCCGTCCTCACCGGCCGTCTCCTCCGTCCTCACCGGTcgtctcctctgtcctcactgGCCGTCACCCGTGTCCTCACCGGCCGTCTCCCGCGTCCTCACCGGCCGTCTCCTCCGTCCTCACTGGCCGTCTCCCGTGTCTTCACTGgccgtctcctctgtcctcaccgGCCGTCTCCCGAGCCCTCACCGGCCGTCTCCTCCGTCCTCACTGGCTGTCTCCCGTGTCTTCACTGgccgtctcctctgtcctcaccgGCCGTCTCCCGAGCCCTCACTGgccgtctcctctgtcctcaccgGCCGTCTCCCGCGTCCTCACCGGCTGTCTCCCGTGTCCTCACTGgccgtctcctctgtcctcaccgGCCATCTCCCGCGTCCTCACCGGTCGTCTCCTCCGTCCTCACCGGCCGTCTCCTCCGTCCTCACCGGTCGTCTCCTCTTTCCTCACCGGCCGTCTCCCGCGTCCTCACCGGAcgtctcctctgtcctcaccggccgtctcctctgtcctcactgGCCGTCTCCCGCGTCCTCACCGgccgtctcctctgtcctcaccgGCCGTCTCCCGAGTCCTCACCGGCCGTCTCCTCCGTCCTCACCGgccgtctcctctgtcctcaccgGCCGTCTCCCGAGTCCTCACCGgccgtctcctctgtcctcaccgGCCGTCTCCCGCGTCCTCACTGgccgtctcctctgtcctcaccggccgtctcctctgtcctcaccgGCCGTCTCCCGTGTCCCCAACGGCCCTCTCCTGCGTCCTCACCGGCCGTCTACTCTGTCCTCACCGGCCGTCTCCCGAGTCCCCAACGGCCCTCTCCTGCGTCCTCACCGGCCGTCTCCTCAGTCCTCACCGgccgtctcctctgtcctcactgGCCGTCTCCCGCTTCCTCACTGGCCATCTCCTGTGTCCTCACCAGCCA ACCCCAGAGGACAGGCTGTGGCCCTGGAGGAACAGCCCAAGCGCTCTGGCCGTGGTGTTCCAGCGGCTCAGGCCAAcggctcccctctcccctccggcTACCGCCCCCGTGACCCTGGCCCACAGCCCCGAATTTCCTTCCAACTCGGCTGGGAGCAGGCCGTGCGCTCAGCCCAG ACGGGGCAGCGGCCAGTCTGCCTGGCCGGTGCGAGGCTGATAGCACAGGCCAGGAAGCCCTTATCTGGGGTCCAGTTCGCAGTAAAACCGTAA